The following proteins are co-located in the Camelina sativa cultivar DH55 chromosome 12, Cs, whole genome shotgun sequence genome:
- the LOC104729978 gene encoding homeobox-leucine zipper protein ATHB-8-like isoform X2, whose protein sequence is MGGGSNNSHNIDNGKYVRYTPEQVEALERLYNDCPKPSSMRRQQLIRECPILSNIEPKQIKVWFQNRRCREKQRKEASRLQAVNRKLTAMNKLLMEENDRLQKQVSHLVYENSYFRQHPQNGNLATTDTSCESVVTSGQHHLTPQHQPRDASPAGLLSIADETLTEFISKATGTAVEWVQMPGMKPGPDSIGIVAISHGCTGIAARACGLVGLDPTRVAEILKDKPCWSRDCRSLDIVNVLSTANGGTLELIYMQLYAPTTLAPARDFWMLRYTSVMEDGSLVICERSLNNTQNGPSMPPSPHFVRAEILPSGYLIRPCEGGGSILHIVDHFDLEPWSVPEVLRSLYESSTLLAQRTTMAALRYLRQISQEISQPNVTGWGRRPAALRALSQRLSKGFNEAVNGFSDEGWSMLESDGIDDVTLLVNSSPTKMMMTSSLPFSNGFTSMPSAVLCAKASMLLQNVPPSILLRFLREHRQEWADNSIDAYSAAAIKAGPCSLPIPRPGSFGGQVILPLAHTIENEEFMEVIKLESLGHYQEDMMMPADIFLLQMCSGVDENAVESCAELIFAPIDASFSDDAPIIPSGFRIIPLDSKSEGLSPNRTLDLASALDVGSRTAGDSCGSRGNTKSVMTIAFQLAFEMHMQENVASMARQYVRSVIASVQRVALALSPSSHQLSGLRPPPASPEAHTLARWISHSYRCYLGVDLLKPHGTDILKSLWHHPDAVMCCSLKALPPVFTFANQAGLDMLETTLVALQDITLEKIFDNNNNGKKTMCSDFPQIMQQGFMCMDGGVCMSSMGRAVTYEKAVAWKVLNDDEEPHCICFMFLNWSFI, encoded by the exons ATGGGAGGGGGAAGCAATAATAGTCACAATATCGACAACGGGAAATACGTTAGGTACACTCCTGAACAAGTGGAAGCTCTGGAGAGACTCTACAATGACTGTCCTAAACCGAGCTCTATGCGCCGCCAACAACTAATCCGCGAATGTCCTATCCTCTCCAACATCGAACCTAAACAGATCAAAGTCTGGTTCCAGAACCGCAG GTGTAGAGAGAAACAGCGGAAAGAGGCGTCGCGACTTCAAGCCGTGAATCGGAAGCTAACGGCAATGAACAAGCTTTTGATGGAAGAGAATGACCGTTTGCAAAAGCAAGTGTCTCACTTGGTTTACGAGAACAGCTATTTTCGCCAACATCCTCAAAAC GGGAACTTGGCCACCACTGATACGAGCTGTGAGTCAGTGGTGACGAGTGGTCAGCACCACTTGACCCCTCAACATCAGCCCCGGGATGCTAGCCCTGCGGG ACTATTATCCATTGCGGAtgaaactttaacagagttcaTTTCAAAGGCCACTGGAACCGCCGTGGAGTGGGTCCAAATGCCTGGGATGAAG CCTGGTCCGGATTCCATAGGAATCGTTGCTATTTCTCACGGATGCACAGGAATCGCAGCCCGTGCTTGCGGCCTAGTGGGTCTTGATCCCACAAGA GTCGCTGAGATCCTAAAGGATAAGCCTTGTTGGTCGCGTGATTGCAGATCACTAGATATAGTTAACGTCCTCTCCACTGCAAATGGTGGAACCCTCGAACTAATCTACATGCAG CTTTATGCGCCAACAACATTGGCACCCGCTCGTGACTTCTGGATGCTACGTTACACATCTGTAATGGAAGACGGGAGCCTTGTG ATATGCGAACGGTCGTTGAACAATACACAAAACGGGCCAAGTATGCCTCCATCTCCTCATTTCGTTCGAGCAGAGATTTTACCAAGTGGTTACCTCATTAGACCTTGTGAAGGAGGTGGATCCATTCTTCACATTGTTGATCATTTCGATCTTGAG CCATGGAGTGTGCCAGAAGTTCTTCGTTCTCTCTATGAGTCCTCCACGTTACTCGCCCAAAGAACTACCATGGCC GCTCTTCGCTATTTGAGGCAAATATCTCAAGAAATTTCACAACCTAACGTAACCGGATGGGGAAGAAGGCCAGCGGCTCTTAGAGCACTTAGCCAAAGACTCAGCAA AGGATTCAACGAGGCAGTTAACGGGTTCAGCGATGAAGGATGGTCGATGCTAGAGAGCGATGGCATAGATGATGTCACTCTTCTTGTGAACTCCTCTCccacaaagatgatgatgacatcaaGTCTCCCATTTTCCAATGGCTTCACTTCTATGCCTAGCGCGGTTCTATGTGCCAAAGCTTCCATGTTATTACAA AATGTTCCACCCTCGATTCTTCTGCGGTTCTTAAGGGAACATAGGCAAGAATGGGCAGACAATAGCATTGATGCTTATTCGGCGGCAGCCATTAAAGCAGGCCCTTGTAGCTTACCAATCCCTCGTCCAGGGAGCTTTGGAGGTCAAGTCATTCTTCCTCTAGCTCACACTATAGAGAATGAAGAG TTTATGGAAGTGATTAAGCTTGAAAGCTTGGGACATTACCAAGAAGACATGATGATGCCTGCTGATATCTTCCTTCTACAA ATGTGTAGTGGGGTGGACGAGAACGCAGTTGAATCATGCGCAGAGCTCATCTTTGCACCAATCGACGCCTCTTTCTCTGATGATGCCCCGATCATTCCTTCCGGATTCCGCATCATTCCTCTAGATTCCAAATCA GAGGGTTTGAGTCCTAACCGAACCCTAGACTTAGCGTCGGCTCTAGACGTAGGGAGCAGAACAGCTGGTGATTCATGTGGAAGCAGAGGAAACACAAAGTCAGTGATGACCATAGCGTTTCAGCTAGCTTTTGAGATGCATATGCAAGAGAACGTAGCCTCGATGGCTAGACAATATGTGAGAAGTGTGATCGCGTCGGTCCAACGTGTCGCACTTGCTCTCTCCCCTTCTTCTCATCAGCTAAGCGGTCTCCGCCCTCCACCAGCATCACCCGAAGCTCACACGCTTGCTCGCTGGATATCTCATTCCTATAGATGTTACCTTGGCGTTGATCTCCTTAAACCTCATGGAACTGATATTCTCAAGTCTCTTTGGCACCATCCTGACGCTGTCATGTGTTGTTCACTCAAG GCCTTACCGCCGGTATTCACGTTTGCGAACCAAGCTGGTTTAGACATGTTGGAGACGACGTTGGTGGCACTTCAGGATATCACTCTCGAGAAGATcttcgacaacaacaacaacgggaAGAAGACGATGTGCTCAGACTTCCCCCAGATTATGCAACAG GGGTTTATGTGTATGGATGGAGGAGTATGCATGTCGAGCATGGGAAGAGCAGTAACGTACGAGAAGGCTGTTGCATGGAAAGTGCTGAACGACGACGAAGAACCTCATTGTATCTGCTTCATGTTCCTCAACTGGTCTTTTATATGA
- the LOC104729978 gene encoding homeobox-leucine zipper protein ATHB-8-like isoform X1, whose product MGGGSNNSHNIDNGKYVRYTPEQVEALERLYNDCPKPSSMRRQQLIRECPILSNIEPKQIKVWFQNRRCREKQRKEASRLQAVNRKLTAMNKLLMEENDRLQKQVSHLVYENSYFRQHPQNQGNLATTDTSCESVVTSGQHHLTPQHQPRDASPAGLLSIADETLTEFISKATGTAVEWVQMPGMKPGPDSIGIVAISHGCTGIAARACGLVGLDPTRVAEILKDKPCWSRDCRSLDIVNVLSTANGGTLELIYMQLYAPTTLAPARDFWMLRYTSVMEDGSLVICERSLNNTQNGPSMPPSPHFVRAEILPSGYLIRPCEGGGSILHIVDHFDLEPWSVPEVLRSLYESSTLLAQRTTMAALRYLRQISQEISQPNVTGWGRRPAALRALSQRLSKGFNEAVNGFSDEGWSMLESDGIDDVTLLVNSSPTKMMMTSSLPFSNGFTSMPSAVLCAKASMLLQNVPPSILLRFLREHRQEWADNSIDAYSAAAIKAGPCSLPIPRPGSFGGQVILPLAHTIENEEFMEVIKLESLGHYQEDMMMPADIFLLQMCSGVDENAVESCAELIFAPIDASFSDDAPIIPSGFRIIPLDSKSEGLSPNRTLDLASALDVGSRTAGDSCGSRGNTKSVMTIAFQLAFEMHMQENVASMARQYVRSVIASVQRVALALSPSSHQLSGLRPPPASPEAHTLARWISHSYRCYLGVDLLKPHGTDILKSLWHHPDAVMCCSLKALPPVFTFANQAGLDMLETTLVALQDITLEKIFDNNNNGKKTMCSDFPQIMQQGFMCMDGGVCMSSMGRAVTYEKAVAWKVLNDDEEPHCICFMFLNWSFI is encoded by the exons ATGGGAGGGGGAAGCAATAATAGTCACAATATCGACAACGGGAAATACGTTAGGTACACTCCTGAACAAGTGGAAGCTCTGGAGAGACTCTACAATGACTGTCCTAAACCGAGCTCTATGCGCCGCCAACAACTAATCCGCGAATGTCCTATCCTCTCCAACATCGAACCTAAACAGATCAAAGTCTGGTTCCAGAACCGCAG GTGTAGAGAGAAACAGCGGAAAGAGGCGTCGCGACTTCAAGCCGTGAATCGGAAGCTAACGGCAATGAACAAGCTTTTGATGGAAGAGAATGACCGTTTGCAAAAGCAAGTGTCTCACTTGGTTTACGAGAACAGCTATTTTCGCCAACATCCTCAAAAC CAGGGGAACTTGGCCACCACTGATACGAGCTGTGAGTCAGTGGTGACGAGTGGTCAGCACCACTTGACCCCTCAACATCAGCCCCGGGATGCTAGCCCTGCGGG ACTATTATCCATTGCGGAtgaaactttaacagagttcaTTTCAAAGGCCACTGGAACCGCCGTGGAGTGGGTCCAAATGCCTGGGATGAAG CCTGGTCCGGATTCCATAGGAATCGTTGCTATTTCTCACGGATGCACAGGAATCGCAGCCCGTGCTTGCGGCCTAGTGGGTCTTGATCCCACAAGA GTCGCTGAGATCCTAAAGGATAAGCCTTGTTGGTCGCGTGATTGCAGATCACTAGATATAGTTAACGTCCTCTCCACTGCAAATGGTGGAACCCTCGAACTAATCTACATGCAG CTTTATGCGCCAACAACATTGGCACCCGCTCGTGACTTCTGGATGCTACGTTACACATCTGTAATGGAAGACGGGAGCCTTGTG ATATGCGAACGGTCGTTGAACAATACACAAAACGGGCCAAGTATGCCTCCATCTCCTCATTTCGTTCGAGCAGAGATTTTACCAAGTGGTTACCTCATTAGACCTTGTGAAGGAGGTGGATCCATTCTTCACATTGTTGATCATTTCGATCTTGAG CCATGGAGTGTGCCAGAAGTTCTTCGTTCTCTCTATGAGTCCTCCACGTTACTCGCCCAAAGAACTACCATGGCC GCTCTTCGCTATTTGAGGCAAATATCTCAAGAAATTTCACAACCTAACGTAACCGGATGGGGAAGAAGGCCAGCGGCTCTTAGAGCACTTAGCCAAAGACTCAGCAA AGGATTCAACGAGGCAGTTAACGGGTTCAGCGATGAAGGATGGTCGATGCTAGAGAGCGATGGCATAGATGATGTCACTCTTCTTGTGAACTCCTCTCccacaaagatgatgatgacatcaaGTCTCCCATTTTCCAATGGCTTCACTTCTATGCCTAGCGCGGTTCTATGTGCCAAAGCTTCCATGTTATTACAA AATGTTCCACCCTCGATTCTTCTGCGGTTCTTAAGGGAACATAGGCAAGAATGGGCAGACAATAGCATTGATGCTTATTCGGCGGCAGCCATTAAAGCAGGCCCTTGTAGCTTACCAATCCCTCGTCCAGGGAGCTTTGGAGGTCAAGTCATTCTTCCTCTAGCTCACACTATAGAGAATGAAGAG TTTATGGAAGTGATTAAGCTTGAAAGCTTGGGACATTACCAAGAAGACATGATGATGCCTGCTGATATCTTCCTTCTACAA ATGTGTAGTGGGGTGGACGAGAACGCAGTTGAATCATGCGCAGAGCTCATCTTTGCACCAATCGACGCCTCTTTCTCTGATGATGCCCCGATCATTCCTTCCGGATTCCGCATCATTCCTCTAGATTCCAAATCA GAGGGTTTGAGTCCTAACCGAACCCTAGACTTAGCGTCGGCTCTAGACGTAGGGAGCAGAACAGCTGGTGATTCATGTGGAAGCAGAGGAAACACAAAGTCAGTGATGACCATAGCGTTTCAGCTAGCTTTTGAGATGCATATGCAAGAGAACGTAGCCTCGATGGCTAGACAATATGTGAGAAGTGTGATCGCGTCGGTCCAACGTGTCGCACTTGCTCTCTCCCCTTCTTCTCATCAGCTAAGCGGTCTCCGCCCTCCACCAGCATCACCCGAAGCTCACACGCTTGCTCGCTGGATATCTCATTCCTATAGATGTTACCTTGGCGTTGATCTCCTTAAACCTCATGGAACTGATATTCTCAAGTCTCTTTGGCACCATCCTGACGCTGTCATGTGTTGTTCACTCAAG GCCTTACCGCCGGTATTCACGTTTGCGAACCAAGCTGGTTTAGACATGTTGGAGACGACGTTGGTGGCACTTCAGGATATCACTCTCGAGAAGATcttcgacaacaacaacaacgggaAGAAGACGATGTGCTCAGACTTCCCCCAGATTATGCAACAG GGGTTTATGTGTATGGATGGAGGAGTATGCATGTCGAGCATGGGAAGAGCAGTAACGTACGAGAAGGCTGTTGCATGGAAAGTGCTGAACGACGACGAAGAACCTCATTGTATCTGCTTCATGTTCCTCAACTGGTCTTTTATATGA
- the LOC104733162 gene encoding F-box protein At2g17830-like, giving the protein MAIIMSELPRDLVEEVLTRVPLTSLRAVRLTCKNLNDISKDGSFIKKHIVEAKKKQVNEFELIIVMNCKIYLMSVDPHSNVDPYITLKGTLFSLKDDANDHQVDDIVSVFDCDGLLLCITRDLNSRLLVWNPYFGETRWIQPRDRYHDMDVYALGYDEKKKYKIFRFVDDYYSYSYIEEEQICELEVYSFESDSWKVVLNVTPEWNIYYYHSGVSLKGNTYWYATNKVRRRGGYDVVVFLICFDFTTERFGPRLPLPFSTCNIYDIVTLSSAGEDQLAVLFHDGFTSAMGIWVTSKIEPTEVSWNKLSLADDMGMLISNIPTNDRSFFIDVKKNVAVVLDRGARYIAYIIGDKEYFEEVDLGESADLNCWPLVCSYVPSTVQIRQL; this is encoded by the coding sequence ATGGCGATAATAATGTCAGAACTTCCACGGGATTTAGTAGAGGAAGTGCTCACTAGGGTTCCGTTGACATCTCTGAGAGCAGTGCGATTGACTTGCAAAAACTTGAACGATATATCCAAAGATGGGAGCTTTATAAAGAAGCATATCGTcgaagcaaagaagaagcaagtgAATGAGTTTGAGTTAATCATAGTGATGAATTGTAAAATTTATCTAATGAGTGTCGATCCCCACAGCAATGTCGATCCATATATTACGCTTAAAGGTACACTTTTTAGCCTGAAGGATGATGCAAATGATCATCAGGTCGATGATATAGTTAGCGTGTTTGACTGCGATGGTTTACTGTTATGCATCACCAGAGACCTTAACTCTAGGCTTTTGGTTTGGAATCCTTACTTTGGGGAAACAAGGTGGATCCAACCCAGAGATCGTTACCACGATATGGACGTATACGCTCTTGGGTAtgacgagaagaagaagtacaAAATCTTTAGATTTGTGGATGATTATTACAGTTACTCCTATATAGAAGAGGAACAAATATGTGAGTTAGAAGTCTATAGTTTTGAGTCTGATTCATGGAAGGTTGTTCTTAATGTCACTCCTGAGtggaatatatattattatcacaGTGGCGTTTCTCTTAAGGGTAATACTTACTGGTATGCTACTAATAAGGTCCGCAGAAGAGGCGGATAcgatgttgttgttttcttgatctgttttgactttacaacagagagatttggaccgcGCCTGCCTCTACCTTTTAGCACTTGTAATATTTATGATATCGTTACTCTCTCTAGTGCTGGGGAAGATCAGTTAGCGGTCTTGTTTCATGACGGTTTTACATCGGCGATGGGGATTTGGGTGACGAGTAAGATTGAGCCTACAGAGGTCTCGTGGAACAAGTTGTCTTTAGCGGATGATATGGGCATGCTCATTAGTAACATTCCGACAAACGATAggagtttcttcattgacgtGAAGAAGAATGTTGCAGTTGTTTTGGATAGAGGTGCCCGCTACATTGCTTACATCATTGGGGACAAAGAATACTTCGAGGAAGTGGATCTCGGCGAATCTGCAGACCTAAATTGTTGGCCCCTTGTTTGTTCTTATGTTCCGAGCACAGTGCAAATCAGGCAGCTCTAA
- the LOC104729979 gene encoding lachrymatory-factor synthase-like → MGTEAETASCKWEGKHVAQVNGVTAEKVWSVFSDFCNIHEWFPALDTCYRVQGTDGEPGLVRYCASTKTKDEEETTKWAKERLVKIDLIGRCLSYEILENNVGFKSYVSTVRVMPEDGDDQVSRIEWSFVADPVDGWKKEDLESYVDFCLQHMAKKMELNL, encoded by the coding sequence ATGGGAACGGAAGCGGAAACGGCGTCGTGTAAGTGGGAAGGCAAGCACGTAGCTCAAGTCAACGGCGTCACAGCTGAGAAGGTCTGGTCGGTTTTCTCAGACTTTTGTAACATCCACGAGTGGTTCCCAGCACTGGACACGTGTTACCGAGTCCAAGGAACCGATGGTGAGCCTGGTCTGGTCCGATACTGCGCGTCCACCAAAACCAAGGACGAGGAGGAAACAACAAAGTGGGCTAAAGAGCGGCTGGTCAAGATCGATCTCATCGGGAGGTGTTTAAGCTACGAGATTCTCGAGAATAACGTGGGGTTTAAATCTTACGTGTCGACGGTCAGAGTAATGCCCGAGGACGGTGACGATCAAGTGTCTCGAATCGAGTGGTCGTTTGTGGCCGATCCTGTTGATGGTTGGAAGAAGGAAGATCTTGAATCTTACGTTGACTTTTGCCTTCAACATATGGCCAAGAAAATGGAACTCAATCTGTAA
- the LOC104729980 gene encoding uncharacterized protein LOC104729980, with protein sequence MQTLDTMEVCSTVTTKKLSSLAKLIHFTIQKVSDASRHKLLTTLDPQLLAKRGKILRKSLNDAVSTSHSRITCRQDVRSSYISPVPIQLDYEFSCSSTPPRRSYATTVSKGRRSNGSHNKPLINKRQRQAYIRYNTLPKVRDSIWDRHVTSAVFPDVASSTGTMESCHVDRAAEEFIQRFYRQLRLQKWMMAQEI encoded by the coding sequence ATGCAAACACTCGACACGATGGAGGTTTGTTCAACAGTCACGACGAAGAAGCTCTCGAGCCTGGCGAAGCTAATCCACTTCACCATCCAGAAGGTTTCAGACGCCTCACGTCACAAACTCCTAACCACCCTCGATCCACAGCTACTCGCGAAACGTGGCAAGATCCTACGCAAATCCTTAAACGACGCTGTTTCAACCTCCCACTCCCGTATCACTTGCCGTCAAGACGTCCGGTCATCGTACATCTCCCCTGTCCCGATCCAGCTTGACTACGAGTTCAGCTGCAGCAGCACCCCGCCGAGACGTTCCTACGCCACAACCGTCAGCAAAGGACGACGTAGCAATGGGTCTCACAACAAACCGCTCATCAACAAGCGCCAACGCCAAGCGTATATACGGTACAACACACTCCCCAAGGTTCGTGACTCCATCTGGGACCGACACGTGACGTCGGCCGTGTTTCCGGACGTAGCTAGCAGCACAGGTACGATGGAAAGCTGCCACGTGGACAGAGCTGCGGAGGAGTTTATACAGAGGTTCTATAGACAGCTGAGGTTGCAGAAGTGGATGATGGCTCAGGAAATTTAG